One window from the genome of Microscilla marina ATCC 23134 encodes:
- a CDS encoding serine hydrolase domain-containing protein, whose protein sequence is MTNKQLAMALLSQLLVFIFFVQCTTSVESGQNNIAPVFKQAIARQVLHNDLSDHKPMKKADSLVNAYLDTFQLKGASMAIVKDGQLVYAKGYGYADKEARVKVHPGHKFRIASVSKLVTAVAVMKLIDEKKMALNDTVFGKAGVLNDSLYTTAVDQRMYQITVKQLLNHTAGWCRKCVGDPIFRPLEVARKLGIKSPPSLHDVTRFVLPGGYGMHQGATLVTLTMAMLF, encoded by the coding sequence ATGACAAACAAGCAGTTAGCCATGGCTCTTTTGAGTCAATTATTGGTATTTATATTTTTTGTCCAATGTACCACAAGTGTCGAGTCAGGGCAAAACAACATTGCGCCAGTGTTTAAACAGGCCATTGCCAGGCAAGTACTCCACAACGATTTGTCAGACCATAAGCCTATGAAAAAAGCCGATAGTTTGGTCAACGCTTACCTGGACACTTTTCAGCTTAAGGGAGCTTCGATGGCCATTGTCAAAGATGGGCAATTGGTGTATGCTAAAGGCTATGGCTATGCCGATAAAGAAGCAAGGGTAAAAGTGCACCCAGGGCATAAGTTTCGCATTGCCAGTGTGTCGAAACTGGTAACAGCAGTGGCAGTAATGAAATTGATTGATGAAAAAAAAATGGCGTTGAATGATACCGTGTTTGGTAAAGCGGGAGTTTTGAACGATTCGCTCTATACTACAGCAGTAGATCAGAGAATGTACCAGATTACAGTCAAGCAATTGCTCAACCACACTGCAGGCTGGTGTCGTAAGTGTGTGGGTGACCCCATATTCAGACCTCTAGAGGTAGCGCGCAAACTTGGCATCAAATCGCCCCCATCTCTCCATGATGTAACTCGTTTTGTGTTGCCCGGAGGCTATGGTATGCACCAGGGAGCCACTTTGGTTACTCTAACTATGGCTATGCTATTTTAG
- a CDS encoding serine hydrolase yields the protein MLGEVVAKVTGVSYEKYVQDLLAKLDIKGVRLSKNLLKDRAPLEVKYYEGKDVPKAHSVYNSRQKVLRMYGGNNLDALAGAGAWIASPVDLMKLVTAIDGFDNVPDILSKDIVRQMMTPDDEEGKQVLGWRWCSPRGCWRTGSLGGSDAVIATLKNGISWAFVTNTSIDSRSGVREIYGVMRQVLKATKSQLPDVNYFGLKPPQK from the coding sequence ATTTTAGGCGAAGTAGTAGCTAAGGTAACTGGAGTATCTTATGAAAAATATGTACAGGATTTATTGGCAAAACTTGATATAAAAGGGGTGAGATTAAGCAAAAACCTATTGAAAGACCGTGCCCCACTGGAGGTAAAGTATTACGAAGGAAAAGATGTACCTAAAGCTCACTCGGTATACAACTCCCGTCAGAAGGTTTTGCGTATGTATGGAGGCAACAACCTGGACGCATTGGCAGGGGCGGGTGCCTGGATTGCCTCTCCGGTAGATTTAATGAAATTGGTTACTGCGATTGATGGTTTTGATAATGTGCCCGATATTTTGAGCAAAGACATTGTGCGACAAATGATGACCCCCGATGATGAAGAAGGCAAACAAGTGTTGGGTTGGCGTTGGTGCTCACCACGTGGGTGTTGGCGCACTGGTAGTTTGGGTGGCTCAGATGCTGTAATCGCTACCTTAAAAAATGGCATTAGTTGGGCTTTTGTGACCAATACCAGTATTGACAGTAGGTCAGGAGTAAGGGAGATTTATGGAGTAATGAGGCAAGTATTAAAGGCAACTAAAAGCCAGTTGCCTGATGTAAACTATTTTGGACTGAAGCCCCCACAAAAATAA
- a CDS encoding PAS domain S-box protein, whose product MAKKGENKEIKVTTQKSSSTIRQRIIRSFAVLAVVMVVFTAVTLNELNKISRINAYIDNTINPTKVHLQALNEMVNRSSIFLQVYMIFENNNQKVEGDYKQKRASIWKKEIKQIYDTLAVYEQKWQNLDMKLKYLNLQTILQKLENSQILIEEVIAKRSDDIYNLENIENLANHQNDVLLTPQTSSREDAFSKRVLPLINQVHNEVLELQSIQNRELEMKHGQIAYLWNVFWMLFVALGVVLFAVMLYLIRDLSHKILRNIYQLRDYVRMLRKGELPKHMKSLEDETSEIVEELQLVTYHLQKTKDFSLQIADGNLESKLDVFEEHSEMGKAFNQMQEGLKQIAIKDQERKWVNEGLTKFNSIVRESKQIQDLADEVISNLVKYLSANQGGIFVLNDKDYEAPCMELTSVYAFDRKRFLKRQIYLGQGLAGQSWQEKDAVYLQEVPSGYTLVNSGLGSANPRSILVIPMIVNEDDVVGIIELASFHLFKDYEIEFVKKLAENIGASVTTLKNNHEAQLLLNEAQETAKKLKRKEEESALSLQELVTTQEEMKKSQAELTGQMTAINTTLATAEFDMQGTILNANNLFLEMFGYSIYDIKDSHHSIFVDPKEVEKSRYKKFWLELQEGLPQTEEFKRITKDGREIWLNASYTPVKDVKGRPYKVIELAIDITEQKQLSMDFKGELEAINKTNAVVEYDTEGYILNANNIFLQLMGYRLNEIKGKHHSVLVDTKDPATVQYMQDWKKLARGKSLTGEFQYINKSGEKVWVRSSYNPILDLNGQPYKIQNFAQDINDVKTYETELKENASILQKQKTELEQNQLALTGQITAINTALATAEFDMEGNILEVNNIFLDALKYNVYELKEHKDILLLEEGAEDMATYKKFWSELRRGIPQIGEFKRVAKDGKAVWLNATFTPVKDITGVPYKVIQLATVITQQKVQNMDYEGQMSAINKSNLVIEFDMKGYILHANQRFLDLMQYKLIELVNKNHNIFVDDFTKTSDDYKTLWEKLFNGEYVSGRFRRVKKDGTEIWFSGTYNPIFDLNGEPYKIVKFAQDITEVKYFEVKARQNTRKLKKRTDELLKANKAIEEIRMRDQTKIEEKKEEIAKLKAKIEELSKNDGHN is encoded by the coding sequence ATGGCAAAGAAAGGTGAGAACAAAGAGATAAAAGTAACTACACAGAAAAGCTCAAGTACTATACGGCAACGGATTATCCGAAGCTTTGCAGTGCTTGCAGTGGTTATGGTGGTTTTTACTGCCGTAACACTCAACGAGTTAAATAAAATCTCTCGGATCAATGCCTACATCGACAATACCATTAACCCCACCAAAGTACATCTTCAGGCGCTTAATGAAATGGTAAACCGCAGCTCTATATTTTTGCAGGTATACATGATTTTTGAAAATAACAATCAAAAGGTAGAAGGTGATTACAAGCAAAAGCGAGCAAGTATCTGGAAAAAAGAAATCAAGCAAATTTATGATACATTGGCGGTGTATGAGCAAAAGTGGCAAAATCTGGATATGAAGCTCAAGTACCTCAACTTGCAAACCATCCTCCAAAAGCTCGAAAACAGCCAGATTTTGATAGAAGAAGTGATAGCTAAGCGCAGTGATGACATTTATAACCTTGAGAACATAGAAAATCTGGCAAATCATCAAAACGATGTATTGCTTACCCCACAAACCAGTAGCCGGGAAGATGCTTTCAGTAAGAGAGTGTTGCCTTTGATCAATCAAGTGCACAATGAAGTGTTAGAGCTACAAAGTATTCAGAACCGGGAGCTGGAAATGAAACACGGGCAAATTGCTTACCTCTGGAATGTTTTCTGGATGTTGTTTGTAGCGCTTGGGGTGGTATTGTTTGCCGTGATGCTTTACCTGATCCGCGATTTGTCTCATAAAATTCTGCGGAATATTTATCAATTGCGTGACTATGTGCGCATGTTGCGAAAGGGAGAGCTGCCCAAACACATGAAGTCGCTGGAGGACGAAACCAGTGAGATTGTAGAAGAATTACAGTTGGTGACCTATCACTTGCAAAAAACAAAAGATTTTTCGTTGCAAATCGCTGATGGCAACCTGGAAAGTAAACTGGATGTCTTTGAGGAGCATAGCGAAATGGGCAAAGCATTTAATCAAATGCAAGAAGGGCTCAAGCAGATTGCTATTAAAGACCAAGAACGCAAGTGGGTAAACGAAGGTTTGACCAAGTTTAACAGCATTGTGCGTGAAAGTAAACAAATACAAGATCTTGCCGATGAAGTAATATCAAACCTGGTAAAGTACCTCAGTGCTAATCAGGGAGGCATATTTGTGCTCAATGACAAAGACTATGAAGCACCTTGTATGGAACTTACCTCAGTATATGCCTTTGACCGTAAGCGTTTCCTGAAAAGGCAAATTTATTTGGGACAGGGGCTTGCCGGACAAAGCTGGCAAGAAAAAGATGCGGTGTATTTGCAAGAGGTACCCTCTGGATACACACTGGTAAACTCTGGTTTGGGGAGCGCCAACCCACGTAGTATTTTGGTGATTCCTATGATTGTAAACGAAGATGATGTAGTAGGCATTATCGAACTGGCTTCTTTTCATTTGTTTAAAGACTATGAAATAGAGTTTGTAAAAAAACTTGCCGAGAACATTGGTGCCAGTGTGACTACCCTTAAAAATAACCACGAAGCTCAACTACTGTTGAACGAAGCCCAGGAAACAGCCAAAAAATTAAAGCGAAAAGAAGAAGAAAGTGCCTTGAGTTTGCAAGAGTTGGTAACTACTCAAGAAGAAATGAAAAAGAGTCAGGCAGAATTGACTGGTCAAATGACCGCCATCAATACTACGCTTGCCACGGCTGAGTTTGACATGCAAGGTACCATTCTTAATGCCAACAACCTTTTTCTTGAGATGTTTGGTTACAGCATTTACGACATCAAAGACAGCCACCATTCTATTTTTGTTGATCCCAAAGAAGTAGAAAAGTCCCGTTACAAAAAGTTTTGGCTGGAACTTCAGGAAGGTTTACCCCAAACCGAGGAGTTTAAAAGAATTACCAAAGATGGACGCGAAATTTGGTTAAATGCTTCTTATACTCCTGTAAAAGATGTCAAGGGGCGCCCTTATAAAGTCATAGAACTTGCCATAGATATTACTGAGCAAAAGCAGTTGAGTATGGACTTTAAAGGAGAACTAGAGGCCATTAATAAAACCAACGCAGTAGTAGAATATGACACCGAGGGCTATATATTAAATGCGAATAATATCTTTTTACAGTTGATGGGCTATCGTTTAAACGAAATCAAAGGCAAGCACCACTCTGTATTGGTAGATACTAAAGACCCTGCAACGGTGCAGTATATGCAAGATTGGAAAAAGCTGGCCAGGGGCAAGAGCCTTACCGGAGAATTTCAGTACATCAATAAGTCGGGCGAAAAAGTATGGGTGAGAAGTAGCTATAACCCTATCTTAGACTTGAATGGGCAGCCTTATAAAATACAAAACTTTGCTCAGGATATAAACGATGTGAAGACGTATGAAACAGAGCTGAAAGAGAATGCTTCTATTTTGCAGAAACAAAAAACAGAGCTAGAGCAAAATCAGTTGGCTTTGACTGGACAAATAACTGCTATCAACACTGCGCTTGCCACGGCAGAGTTTGACATGGAGGGGAACATACTTGAAGTGAACAACATCTTTTTGGATGCACTTAAATACAATGTATATGAGCTCAAAGAGCATAAAGATATTTTGTTGTTGGAAGAGGGCGCAGAGGATATGGCAACTTATAAGAAGTTTTGGAGCGAGCTAAGGAGAGGCATTCCTCAAATAGGAGAGTTTAAGAGGGTAGCCAAAGACGGGAAGGCTGTTTGGTTGAACGCTACCTTTACCCCAGTAAAAGATATTACTGGAGTACCTTACAAGGTGATTCAACTGGCAACTGTGATTACCCAGCAAAAGGTACAAAACATGGACTACGAAGGGCAAATGTCTGCCATTAACAAATCGAATCTGGTGATAGAGTTTGATATGAAAGGGTACATCTTGCATGCCAATCAGCGTTTTCTTGACCTGATGCAATATAAATTGATAGAGTTGGTAAATAAAAATCATAATATTTTTGTAGATGATTTTACCAAAACCTCTGATGATTATAAAACTTTATGGGAAAAACTCTTCAATGGAGAGTATGTAAGTGGGCGTTTCAGAAGGGTAAAAAAAGATGGTACTGAAATATGGTTTAGTGGAACTTATAATCCAATATTTGATCTGAATGGAGAGCCTTACAAGATTGTAAAGTTTGCTCAAGACATTACAGAAGTGAAATATTTTGAAGTAAAAGCCCGCCAAAATACTCGAAAACTTAAGAAAAGAACCGACGAATTGCTCAAAGCGAATAAAGCCATTGAAGAAATTCGGATGAGAGATCAGACAAAAATTGAAGAAAAAAAGGAGGAAATAGCAAAGTTGAAGGCTAAAATTGAAGAATTATCAAAAAATGATGGACATAACTAA
- a CDS encoding tetratricopeptide repeat protein: MAGNKRPNRKGKPSTNKGKKELHTQEGDTTTQIFENLESADTLQERLLGTETFLKRNQRIITIALGVLVVAVAGYFVMNYLQGEKERKAQEEIFFAQRYYEIDSLNRVVNGFGTRPGAKAINEDYSGTKAGNLAAFYTGVAYLKQGKFQEAINYLEEFSTSDLLVQARAYSLVADAYQELKQYDKAILNYKKAIDHEPNKFFTPPYLMKLALVYELQNKPKAAIATYERLLKDYPNASDANNAKKYKGKLLAQKK, from the coding sequence ATGGCTGGAAATAAAAGACCCAACAGAAAAGGAAAACCTTCTACTAACAAAGGTAAAAAAGAGCTCCATACACAAGAAGGAGACACTACTACTCAAATATTTGAGAACCTGGAAAGTGCAGACACTTTGCAGGAACGCTTGCTAGGAACAGAAACTTTCCTCAAGAGAAACCAACGTATCATTACTATAGCGCTCGGTGTATTGGTAGTAGCAGTAGCTGGCTATTTTGTAATGAACTACCTGCAAGGCGAAAAAGAAAGAAAAGCTCAGGAAGAAATTTTCTTTGCTCAACGATACTATGAAATAGATTCTTTGAACCGTGTAGTGAATGGTTTTGGAACCAGACCTGGTGCCAAGGCTATCAACGAAGACTATTCTGGCACCAAAGCCGGAAACCTGGCGGCTTTTTATACTGGCGTAGCTTATCTTAAGCAAGGCAAGTTTCAAGAAGCAATCAACTATCTAGAGGAGTTCAGTACTTCAGATTTATTGGTGCAAGCCCGTGCCTATTCATTAGTCGCTGATGCCTACCAAGAATTGAAACAGTATGACAAGGCTATTTTGAACTACAAAAAAGCCATAGATCATGAACCAAATAAGTTTTTTACCCCTCCTTATCTAATGAAGTTAGCACTTGTATATGAGTTGCAAAATAAACCCAAAGCAGCAATAGCTACTTATGAGCGTTTATTGAAGGATTACCCAAATGCTTCAGATGCAAACAATGCCAAGAAATACAAGGGTAAACTTTTAGCTCAGAAAAAATAG
- the ribH gene encoding 6,7-dimethyl-8-ribityllumazine synthase, with product MASSLKNLSEYSQKNLSDISNKRFAIVVAEWNEEVTGALLDGAIATLTKEGANDDHIVVKTVPGSFELTLGAQWMAQDPKIDAVICIGCIIQGETRHFDFISQAVATGITDVSLKYSKPVIFGVLTPDTQQQALDRAGGKHGNKGDEAAITAIKMLGF from the coding sequence ATGGCATCATCTTTAAAAAATTTGAGTGAATACTCTCAAAAAAATTTGAGTGACATTAGCAATAAGCGTTTTGCCATTGTGGTGGCAGAGTGGAATGAAGAAGTAACAGGAGCATTGCTGGACGGAGCAATAGCTACTTTGACTAAAGAAGGAGCTAACGACGATCATATTGTGGTAAAAACTGTACCTGGTAGCTTTGAGCTAACCCTGGGAGCACAGTGGATGGCACAAGACCCTAAAATAGATGCAGTAATATGTATAGGCTGTATTATTCAGGGCGAAACACGACATTTTGATTTCATTTCTCAGGCGGTAGCCACTGGCATTACCGATGTATCGCTGAAGTACAGCAAACCCGTGATTTTTGGGGTACTTACTCCTGATACTCAGCAACAGGCTTTAGACCGGGCAGGTGGCAAACACGGAAATAAAGGCGATGAAGCGGCAATTACAGCCATCAAAATGTTAGGGTTTTAG
- a CDS encoding aspartate kinase produces MKVLKFGGTSVGKPERMRHIAQLINNSDKQVVVLSALSGTTNSLVNIVSHLTYGRNKEALEEIEQLRKHYEAFIKELYKQDKTYQKGFQIVSAHFGFIETIIEMEGAGFTLKKERELLAQGELLSTKLFQNYLNEVNVPAVLLSALDFMRIDEYNEPRLGVIEQKLKEIIARYPQDTLFITQGYICKNANNEVDNLKRGGSDFTASLLGAALRAAEIQIWTDIDGMHNNDPRIVEKTFPIAELSFEEAAELAYFGAKILHPATIHPAKKYNIPVRLKNTMQPEAEGTIIRNIPDEEEQVKAVAAKDGIVAIKIKSSRMLLAYGFLRKIFEVFEQYKTPIDMITTSEVAVSITIDDDTFLHEITEEIKKIATIEVDENQSIVCVVGYFPFNRGGLAVEVFEAVKGIPVHMISYGASSHNISLLIDTQDKEAFLIALNDNLFLK; encoded by the coding sequence ATGAAAGTGCTTAAATTTGGAGGCACTTCGGTAGGAAAACCGGAGCGCATGCGCCACATTGCTCAGTTGATTAATAACTCTGATAAGCAAGTAGTGGTACTTTCGGCATTGTCGGGTACAACCAATAGTCTAGTAAATATTGTCAGTCATTTGACTTATGGGCGAAATAAGGAAGCCCTGGAAGAAATTGAGCAGCTACGAAAACACTACGAAGCTTTTATCAAGGAGTTGTATAAACAGGACAAGACTTACCAGAAGGGGTTCCAAATTGTTTCGGCGCATTTCGGTTTTATAGAAACCATCATAGAGATGGAAGGAGCTGGTTTTACGCTCAAAAAAGAAAGAGAATTACTTGCACAAGGCGAATTGTTGTCTACTAAGTTGTTTCAAAACTACCTGAATGAAGTCAACGTTCCCGCCGTGTTGTTGTCAGCGCTTGATTTTATGCGCATCGACGAATACAACGAACCTCGTTTGGGGGTGATTGAGCAAAAACTTAAAGAAATAATCGCACGATACCCACAAGATACGCTATTTATTACCCAAGGGTATATATGCAAAAATGCCAACAATGAAGTAGACAACCTTAAGCGGGGTGGCAGTGATTTTACCGCGTCGTTGTTGGGGGCTGCGTTGCGGGCTGCCGAAATACAAATATGGACAGACATTGACGGGATGCATAACAATGACCCCCGCATTGTAGAAAAGACTTTTCCTATAGCTGAGTTGTCGTTTGAAGAAGCCGCAGAGTTGGCTTATTTTGGGGCAAAAATTTTACACCCAGCGACCATTCATCCGGCAAAAAAATACAATATTCCGGTACGACTCAAAAACACTATGCAGCCAGAGGCAGAAGGAACCATTATCAGAAATATTCCGGATGAAGAGGAGCAGGTAAAGGCGGTAGCAGCAAAAGATGGGATTGTAGCTATTAAAATTAAGTCGAGCCGAATGTTGTTGGCTTATGGTTTTTTACGCAAAATATTTGAGGTGTTTGAACAGTACAAAACACCTATTGATATGATTACCACCTCAGAAGTGGCAGTGTCTATTACCATCGATGACGACACTTTTTTGCACGAAATAACGGAGGAAATCAAGAAAATAGCCACTATAGAAGTAGACGAAAACCAAAGCATTGTGTGCGTGGTGGGGTATTTTCCTTTCAATAGGGGAGGGCTTGCAGTAGAGGTGTTCGAAGCAGTAAAAGGCATTCCTGTTCACATGATTTCTTATGGTGCCAGTTCGCACAACATTTCATTATTGATAGACACTCAAGACAAAGAAGCATTTTTGATTGCATTGAATGACAATTTGTTTTTGAAATAG
- a CDS encoding ADP-ribosylglycohydrolase family protein: MVSDISLDRVKGFFMGLATGDALGIPAEFQSRQKLSKNPVTGMRKGGIYGKSAGIWSTDGSLTFCVAESLLTGFNLHDIAKKFVDWLYNNYWTADGEVFDVGVIVAKSIQRIKNGTELSEAGGNDEMDNGNGALNYTLPLGFHTRTLSISERFIYIEQLSSLTNRHLRSVIGAFIFSEMAIWLMRGGDIDIAKAYGAMTQTLNDFIKERENLQQEAAYYQRVLDGNLRQLPVESISSTAYVVDSIEACFWCLLNTNNYQDAVLKTVNLGEDADTIGAMTGALAGLYYGYEAIPTIWKNQVARKDDIIALSEQFYHSVASHTSTN, from the coding sequence ATGGTTTCTGATATTAGTTTAGATCGTGTCAAGGGTTTTTTTATGGGCTTGGCAACAGGCGATGCACTGGGTATTCCGGCAGAGTTTCAAAGCAGACAAAAGCTGAGCAAAAACCCAGTAACAGGCATGCGTAAAGGAGGAATATACGGAAAATCTGCTGGAATATGGTCGACCGATGGTTCGTTGACATTTTGCGTAGCCGAAAGCTTGCTTACGGGGTTTAACCTACACGACATTGCCAAAAAATTTGTAGATTGGCTATACAATAACTACTGGACAGCCGATGGAGAAGTATTTGATGTGGGAGTGATTGTAGCCAAGTCAATCCAACGCATTAAGAATGGCACTGAGCTTTCCGAAGCTGGTGGCAACGATGAAATGGACAACGGCAATGGTGCACTCAACTATACCCTGCCTTTGGGGTTTCATACCCGTACTTTGTCTATCAGCGAACGGTTTATATACATAGAACAGCTCTCCTCATTGACCAATCGCCATTTGCGTTCTGTGATTGGCGCATTTATCTTCTCTGAGATGGCCATCTGGCTTATGCGAGGTGGTGATATTGACATTGCCAAAGCGTATGGAGCCATGACTCAAACCCTGAACGACTTTATCAAAGAAAGAGAAAACCTTCAGCAAGAAGCTGCCTACTACCAACGGGTGCTAGACGGTAATCTTAGACAACTCCCCGTAGAGTCTATCTCGTCTACGGCTTATGTAGTAGATTCAATAGAGGCTTGTTTTTGGTGCCTGCTCAACACCAACAACTACCAAGATGCAGTGCTCAAAACCGTTAACCTGGGAGAAGATGCCGACACCATTGGGGCAATGACAGGCGCATTGGCAGGGCTATACTATGGCTATGAAGCCATTCCAACCATCTGGAAAAATCAAGTAGCCCGCAAAGATGATATTATTGCCTTGAGCGAGCAATTTTACCACAGTGTAGCAAGCCATACATCAACCAATTAG